A stretch of Paenibacillus mucilaginosus 3016 DNA encodes these proteins:
- a CDS encoding DUF1992 domain-containing protein, whose translation MLNREREERRRHGHQGEQEAAERPIIPLPKETLEDRDVILHAQLEQHRLANEAYEEFVKNGGLEKLPGFGKPIEVPTGDILASIMKQARVQPPFMMLRTEIRKNMELAMELLKQDPGSPEIDAALDDANKQITELNYQAPSLSLHRRKLTRENLQEQYERWYR comes from the coding sequence ATGCTGAACAGAGAACGGGAAGAGCGGCGCCGGCACGGCCACCAGGGGGAACAGGAAGCGGCGGAACGGCCGATCATTCCCCTGCCGAAGGAAACGCTGGAGGACCGCGACGTGATTCTGCACGCCCAGCTGGAACAGCACCGGCTGGCCAATGAAGCGTACGAGGAGTTCGTGAAGAACGGCGGACTGGAGAAGCTCCCCGGCTTCGGCAAACCGATTGAGGTGCCGACCGGCGACATTCTGGCCTCCATCATGAAGCAGGCCCGGGTGCAGCCGCCATTCATGATGCTTCGTACGGAGATCCGCAAGAACATGGAGCTCGCGATGGAGCTGCTGAAGCAGGACCCCGGCAGCCCCGAGATCGACGCAGCCCTGGACGATGCCAACAAGCAGATCACGGAGCTCAATTACCAGGCGCCCAGCCTCAGCCTCCACCGGCGAAAGCTGACCCGCGAGAACCTGCAGGAGCAGTATGAACGCTGGTACAGGTAA
- a CDS encoding S-layer homology domain-containing protein gives MKRKRSKLWKRGTALLLATTMVLGDLGAAAAVGPEEFDPASVITADTIMDAVYGPEGGIAVPPPVPPAPQPILVPQPVAAGEPLSWNLLTKVDRSKIPSIYFPEDQVLKMSADGRYIGFKRFELVTEEPAHVNKVITVYDRKTGAMDDIQSPPNHSQNDEVIYFDMSSDARYVAFSYMSYTEDWKEKTKVYLFDRETRNLTPITTVEGSTDSHEGTDRVAISADGRYVAFDSDAPGIVAEDTDDLRDVFVYDRESGATQRITAFPEMGEYDYGDSEAPTISADGRYIAFHSDSKFVEKDTYGQTNVYVYDREDSNARPQLVSIGVGGAAGEGHSTLPSISADGSVIAYESTAENMVSGDFNEMKDIFVYNRNTAVTQRVSLAEGGIPFNRDSMSPSISRDGRYVGFHLDYVWVEDTDDDHDNDDENDIPEEAYVAEVASQTAYPVTVPQAPYRLLNPSQSPIVGDGGKLVVYLSEYFYSYTGGSEGTPFPGTFIAEKGTAPVWPAGSKLEPSNRTGDSVTLSWPDAVDATGILGYHVYQDGKNIGYVEYRGTGSNTFTAEGLLPVYEPEFQVEAVNSAYRESYGGPTYKLGAGGGENPAGELRVLWDVEDMRYNMAFPGSMVGLSAYGEPGKQVSAELTYMAWKNETEQETRTESIPLTEGAAGTYKAQWKMEEGVSQLTSLNVKLTDPAKPGTVLEKPAAGFPVQVAGAVELSFTNPSGASLTGSLLTSTSRQYGQQIALLPNSDAYVVNGLYPGKDHSFTLRSPDGRHTWGSLEQVQVEGGKRSKISMNIEQPAQLRFQVVDPTGQPVSGVGLQLFGPGQSYIDASSTYGDGWTSWTDYMKAGDSVTAKVDIGDRMYEQPANQEVILKPGANEQVIKLRAPGEGLVEGFVKGPDGKGVRNAYIASTQTFKGQPVVRRTRTNLEGAYRLSLLEGEAKIEVFETSYMYGTDGPVTVLVTEGGTTTLDLPVKQPSKGIVNTEVRLKYLEDTDFGPPVNMEEMTFLTRIESKRGWMSGYFQNAHQFYGLPGDTVSVCVTGSVPSYMTSCTDVVLDQDGNATAKLFLEEKGARIQGKLAQTHHRWVSGGLYKLKDQGYRSAASYLGDNDFEADGSFNINVPEAGTYVMELNGALPGSPLKYEYATVQFTVSDRQILQVGSVSFSSKSFFSNYYGNYYNALSSRIAPGGTVTMRAGYKNSSGVDASEAKLLIDIPEGTTPVKDAAGRIVVSGAQLAGDPVLDGQTLILPVGTVAQTQSGTLSFQLKVDPAFNKSSAKSSARIRARMGVEQIEESIGSVLLDAPLVTLEAPERVSKPVDSSAPVIKLSGVAPAGSQVNVYDGKLLLGSAAASNTGFWLMAVQELPDLGDPGVHAIRAEVDSNGVKLQSPVSYVHYDNVKPQLLELAMAQAPEGRWMTLNLREGIPNQPYTVVPGNPFQFELKFDKPDEVENVEIYLEGQSGEPVKAVREGGIFRALTPTDKGALGAIYVDYDVKPKPFVLDDKQPTLDELRETLPPTMRDFTAEVTAPFELKDGKYAGTVELTFPQLPGLKITEKLSISPDAKYTASPQEIELAQRSGLPMLNGSVSVTETDDGFKTVSSGYMPMKLLFPSGVPGSLKSALAAKVRALAADEGPDFGTLADVSVETYVQYGEGGEDAGTVYKIKKQYEDSMEFAEKINKIAYKVEVSGMDCIQELPTTVKQAGKALVAVVGGEISKVALGAWTGAMGLTGPGAIAAAGASAVIEDKIDNYVDEQIDAIGTGYNQCRDEDEEKKRKRKKIARLRWIYDPSGYVYEAVPANRLSSVKATVLYQEPASKEWVVWDAGPYEQVNPHDTDDQGKYGWDVPEGKWKVVWEKDGYETQSSAELDVPPPHTEVNAGLVSYEAPKVQSVTGVTAAAGSYVDVELTKYVKVTDAAAAAQAVTVTGPDGSPLEGSAAFVEPADNPADAEGADLSRILRFTSKTSLTPGTGYSVKVNAAFQSYAGVWMAEGHSGTFEVGTRDEEGPTAAGDEVNAEGEGSILRVKFNEKLSSTVDAAKFTLNGSSDSIVSAVRALKPNPEGELTAVDGDYEQTVVLTLSESLAPGTEAQLGILAGAVSDTAGNAAVPKTLKVVSAAGESSNAALASLAVEEGALAPAFDPSVRSYKVEVPSAAETVNLTASLADASAQLVIDGTIAASGVRKTVRIPDTGIIAVRVTAADGTTVREYSVEVVRGTTDPLGTEASLSALTVTPGTLSPVFEPAVETYDVEVAANVTELQIAATAQDSKAKSITIAGEAAVSGTAKTVAIPAGGQIEVVVTAEDGVTKRTYKVAVSRKTDSGSGGDNSGGGSDSSGGGSVPPAKPALTQQEAFTGASGGKGIRVTLRRSDAIASALQTGTDGQKQLLIEVKEQADEFMLQLSADTLAKLTESQAGVLFKTTRLQASIPSALLASVQLPAGAHLSFSMGAASAAEQTAAYEAAALQSDALKPSGQAVSVKLEMIQDQKASLLTFGHPVMVELPVQGSGQEAVYRFDPADAKWAFVWKQRQVSGSRSAIEADASGTYAVMAYADPFDDMKDHWASSDVGWMARRLLVSGAAPGAFHPDHSVSRAEFAALLVRALDLKAVATVGYQGFSDVPEEAWYAADVRRAAEAGLLQGVADNRFAPDALITREQMAVLIWRANVYLREAAGEQAGAGHALKQFKDQGSISSWAEAAAAAALEAGLIQGTAADTFDPQGSATRAQAAVMMKRLLQLGSGQ, from the coding sequence ATGAAACGTAAACGAAGCAAGCTATGGAAGAGGGGAACCGCGCTGCTGCTGGCCACGACCATGGTCCTTGGCGATCTGGGAGCAGCGGCGGCCGTAGGGCCCGAGGAGTTCGATCCCGCCAGCGTAATTACGGCGGACACCATCATGGACGCGGTCTACGGACCTGAAGGGGGCATCGCAGTCCCCCCGCCGGTTCCCCCGGCCCCGCAGCCGATTCTGGTTCCACAGCCGGTAGCGGCCGGGGAACCGCTGTCTTGGAATCTGCTTACGAAGGTCGACCGCAGCAAGATTCCGTCGATCTATTTTCCGGAAGATCAGGTTCTGAAGATGAGCGCAGACGGGCGGTATATTGGGTTCAAACGCTTTGAGCTTGTCACCGAGGAGCCTGCCCATGTGAATAAGGTCATTACCGTCTATGACCGCAAGACAGGGGCCATGGACGATATCCAGTCTCCTCCCAATCATTCGCAGAACGATGAAGTTATCTATTTTGACATGAGCAGCGATGCCAGATATGTGGCTTTTTCCTATATGAGCTATACGGAGGACTGGAAGGAAAAGACGAAGGTCTATCTGTTCGACAGGGAAACCCGGAACCTGACGCCCATTACGACGGTGGAAGGCAGCACAGACTCCCATGAGGGGACGGACCGGGTAGCGATCAGTGCGGACGGCCGCTATGTGGCCTTTGATTCCGACGCTCCGGGCATCGTGGCGGAGGATACGGACGACCTGCGGGATGTCTTCGTCTATGACCGGGAGTCGGGAGCGACCCAGCGGATTACGGCGTTTCCCGAGATGGGGGAATACGACTACGGGGACAGCGAAGCTCCGACGATCAGTGCGGACGGACGCTATATTGCTTTCCATAGTGATTCGAAATTTGTAGAAAAGGATACATACGGTCAGACCAATGTTTATGTATACGACCGTGAAGACAGCAATGCAAGGCCGCAGCTGGTCAGCATCGGAGTGGGCGGAGCCGCAGGCGAAGGACACAGCACCCTGCCGTCCATCAGTGCCGACGGCTCGGTCATTGCCTATGAATCCACGGCCGAGAATATGGTATCCGGCGATTTCAACGAAATGAAGGATATTTTTGTATACAACCGCAATACGGCAGTGACCCAGCGGGTTTCCTTGGCGGAGGGCGGAATTCCCTTCAACCGGGACAGCATGAGCCCTTCCATCAGCAGGGACGGCCGCTACGTGGGCTTCCATCTGGACTACGTATGGGTGGAGGATACGGACGACGACCATGATAACGATGACGAGAACGATATTCCGGAGGAGGCTTATGTCGCGGAGGTAGCGTCCCAGACGGCCTACCCGGTGACGGTGCCCCAGGCACCCTACCGGCTCCTGAATCCGAGCCAGTCTCCGATTGTGGGAGATGGGGGCAAGCTCGTTGTCTATCTCTCGGAGTATTTCTACTCCTATACCGGCGGAAGCGAAGGGACTCCGTTCCCGGGAACCTTCATTGCAGAGAAGGGGACGGCCCCGGTATGGCCGGCAGGCAGCAAGCTGGAGCCGTCGAACCGGACGGGTGACAGCGTAACGCTGAGCTGGCCGGATGCCGTGGATGCAACGGGCATTCTCGGGTATCACGTCTACCAGGACGGGAAAAACATCGGTTATGTGGAGTACCGGGGGACGGGCAGCAATACGTTCACCGCAGAGGGACTGCTGCCGGTATACGAGCCTGAGTTTCAGGTGGAAGCGGTGAACTCGGCCTACCGCGAGAGCTACGGCGGTCCGACTTACAAGCTGGGTGCGGGCGGGGGAGAGAATCCTGCCGGCGAGCTGCGGGTTCTGTGGGACGTCGAAGACATGCGCTATAATATGGCATTTCCCGGAAGTATGGTGGGCCTAAGCGCTTACGGCGAACCGGGCAAACAGGTATCCGCGGAACTGACTTATATGGCATGGAAAAATGAAACGGAGCAGGAGACACGTACCGAATCGATCCCACTCACGGAGGGCGCAGCCGGCACCTATAAGGCCCAGTGGAAGATGGAGGAAGGCGTCAGCCAGCTGACATCGCTGAACGTCAAGCTGACGGATCCTGCGAAGCCCGGTACGGTGCTGGAGAAGCCGGCAGCCGGATTCCCGGTGCAGGTGGCGGGGGCCGTGGAGCTCAGCTTCACGAATCCGAGCGGCGCCAGTCTGACAGGCAGTCTGCTGACATCGACCAGCCGCCAGTATGGGCAGCAGATCGCGCTCCTGCCGAATTCGGACGCCTATGTGGTGAACGGACTCTACCCGGGCAAGGATCACAGCTTCACCCTGCGCTCCCCGGATGGGCGCCATACCTGGGGCAGCCTGGAGCAGGTGCAGGTGGAAGGCGGCAAGCGCAGCAAGATCAGCATGAACATCGAGCAGCCGGCCCAGCTCCGGTTCCAGGTGGTGGACCCGACAGGGCAGCCGGTTAGCGGCGTAGGACTGCAGCTGTTCGGCCCAGGCCAAAGCTATATCGATGCCTCCTCCACCTACGGAGATGGCTGGACCTCATGGACCGACTATATGAAGGCGGGCGATTCCGTCACGGCCAAGGTGGATATCGGTGACCGGATGTATGAGCAGCCTGCGAATCAGGAAGTCATCCTCAAGCCGGGCGCCAACGAGCAGGTGATCAAGCTGAGAGCGCCGGGCGAGGGCCTTGTGGAAGGATTCGTCAAGGGACCTGATGGCAAAGGGGTCCGTAACGCCTATATCGCCTCGACTCAAACGTTCAAAGGGCAGCCAGTGGTCCGCCGTACGCGAACGAATCTGGAGGGGGCTTACCGCCTTTCCCTGCTGGAGGGCGAAGCCAAGATCGAGGTCTTTGAAACTTCGTATATGTACGGCACAGACGGACCTGTTACGGTCCTGGTAACGGAGGGCGGGACAACAACGCTGGATCTGCCGGTGAAGCAACCGAGCAAGGGTATAGTGAATACGGAGGTCCGCCTGAAATATCTCGAGGATACCGATTTCGGTCCTCCGGTCAATATGGAGGAAATGACCTTCCTGACGCGCATTGAATCGAAACGCGGATGGATGAGCGGTTACTTCCAGAATGCCCATCAATTCTACGGATTGCCTGGGGATACCGTGTCGGTATGTGTTACGGGCAGTGTTCCGTCCTACATGACCAGCTGTACGGATGTGGTACTGGATCAGGACGGCAATGCGACCGCCAAGCTGTTCCTGGAGGAGAAAGGGGCCCGCATTCAAGGGAAGCTGGCACAGACCCACCACCGCTGGGTCTCCGGCGGACTCTACAAGCTGAAGGATCAGGGATACCGTTCGGCTGCGTCCTATCTCGGGGACAATGATTTTGAGGCGGACGGTTCCTTTAACATTAACGTGCCGGAAGCAGGCACCTATGTCATGGAGCTGAACGGGGCGCTGCCGGGCAGTCCTTTGAAATACGAATATGCCACGGTACAGTTTACCGTATCCGACCGGCAGATTCTGCAGGTGGGAAGCGTCTCCTTCAGCTCCAAGAGCTTCTTCTCCAACTATTACGGCAACTACTATAATGCGCTGAGCTCCCGGATTGCTCCGGGGGGGACGGTTACCATGCGGGCCGGCTATAAAAACAGCAGCGGCGTGGACGCCAGTGAAGCGAAGCTGCTCATCGACATTCCGGAAGGAACGACGCCGGTGAAGGATGCGGCCGGCCGCATTGTGGTCAGCGGTGCCCAGCTGGCAGGTGACCCGGTCCTCGACGGACAGACGCTCATCCTGCCTGTAGGCACTGTAGCGCAGACGCAGTCCGGCACCCTCAGCTTCCAGCTGAAGGTGGACCCGGCATTCAACAAGAGCTCGGCCAAATCGTCGGCCCGTATCCGGGCCAGGATGGGAGTGGAGCAGATCGAGGAATCAATCGGCAGCGTGCTGCTGGATGCCCCGCTGGTCACACTCGAAGCACCGGAGCGGGTCTCCAAGCCGGTGGACAGCAGTGCCCCGGTCATCAAGCTCAGCGGGGTTGCTCCGGCCGGCAGCCAGGTCAACGTGTACGACGGCAAGCTGCTGCTCGGAAGCGCCGCAGCATCGAATACGGGCTTCTGGCTGATGGCGGTTCAGGAGCTGCCGGACCTTGGGGATCCCGGGGTCCACGCGATCCGGGCCGAGGTGGACTCGAACGGTGTGAAGCTGCAGTCCCCTGTCTCTTATGTTCACTATGACAACGTGAAGCCGCAGCTGCTTGAGCTTGCGATGGCGCAGGCGCCGGAGGGCCGGTGGATGACGCTGAATCTGCGCGAGGGCATTCCGAATCAGCCGTATACCGTTGTTCCGGGCAATCCGTTCCAGTTCGAGCTGAAGTTCGATAAGCCGGATGAGGTGGAGAATGTTGAGATTTATCTCGAAGGCCAATCCGGGGAGCCGGTGAAGGCGGTTCGGGAAGGCGGCATCTTCCGTGCTCTGACTCCGACGGATAAAGGCGCACTTGGCGCGATCTATGTGGATTACGACGTGAAGCCGAAGCCGTTCGTACTTGACGACAAGCAGCCGACGCTGGATGAGCTCCGGGAGACCCTTCCGCCGACCATGCGTGATTTTACGGCAGAAGTGACAGCACCATTCGAGCTCAAGGACGGCAAGTATGCAGGTACGGTGGAGCTGACCTTCCCTCAGCTGCCGGGCCTCAAGATTACCGAGAAGCTCAGCATTAGTCCGGACGCCAAATATACGGCTTCCCCGCAGGAAATTGAACTTGCGCAGCGGTCCGGCCTGCCGATGCTGAACGGTTCGGTCAGCGTAACGGAAACGGACGATGGGTTCAAGACGGTTTCCTCCGGCTATATGCCGATGAAGCTGCTGTTCCCAAGTGGCGTGCCCGGAAGTCTGAAGTCCGCTCTGGCCGCCAAGGTCCGTGCCCTGGCTGCAGATGAAGGGCCCGACTTCGGTACACTCGCGGACGTTTCGGTCGAAACGTACGTGCAGTACGGCGAAGGCGGCGAAGATGCCGGGACCGTCTACAAAATCAAGAAGCAGTACGAAGACAGCATGGAATTCGCCGAGAAAATCAACAAAATTGCCTACAAAGTGGAAGTCAGCGGAATGGACTGCATCCAGGAGCTGCCGACCACCGTCAAGCAGGCAGGCAAAGCGCTGGTTGCTGTAGTGGGCGGCGAAATCAGCAAGGTCGCACTCGGCGCATGGACGGGAGCCATGGGGCTTACCGGACCGGGGGCGATTGCAGCCGCAGGTGCGTCGGCCGTCATTGAAGACAAGATCGATAACTATGTTGACGAGCAGATTGACGCCATCGGAACAGGCTACAACCAATGCCGCGACGAAGACGAAGAGAAGAAGCGCAAGCGCAAGAAAATTGCCCGTCTGCGCTGGATCTACGACCCGAGCGGTTATGTGTACGAAGCTGTGCCTGCCAACCGCCTGAGCAGCGTGAAGGCGACGGTTCTGTACCAGGAGCCGGCCAGCAAGGAATGGGTGGTCTGGGATGCAGGCCCGTATGAGCAGGTGAACCCGCACGACACGGACGATCAGGGCAAATACGGCTGGGACGTTCCGGAGGGCAAGTGGAAGGTAGTCTGGGAGAAGGACGGCTACGAGACCCAGTCGAGTGCCGAGCTGGATGTCCCGCCTCCGCATACCGAAGTGAATGCCGGGCTCGTATCCTATGAAGCACCTAAGGTTCAATCGGTCACCGGTGTGACTGCGGCGGCCGGCAGTTATGTGGATGTAGAGCTGACCAAGTATGTCAAAGTGACGGATGCAGCGGCAGCCGCACAAGCCGTAACCGTGACAGGTCCGGACGGCAGCCCGCTGGAAGGCAGTGCTGCCTTCGTGGAACCGGCCGATAATCCGGCGGACGCTGAAGGTGCGGATCTCTCGAGGATTCTCCGTTTCACGTCCAAGACATCGCTGACGCCTGGAACCGGCTACAGTGTGAAGGTGAACGCCGCCTTCCAGAGCTACGCAGGGGTATGGATGGCCGAAGGACACTCGGGTACGTTCGAAGTAGGGACGCGCGACGAAGAGGGGCCGACCGCCGCAGGAGATGAAGTGAATGCGGAAGGCGAAGGCTCCATCCTCCGCGTCAAGTTCAACGAGAAGCTCAGCAGCACGGTGGATGCTGCGAAGTTCACGCTGAACGGCAGCAGTGACAGCATCGTATCTGCCGTAAGAGCGTTGAAGCCGAATCCGGAAGGAGAGCTCACGGCCGTTGATGGGGATTACGAACAAACGGTGGTGCTCACCTTGAGCGAGTCTCTGGCTCCGGGAACGGAAGCCCAGCTCGGCATCCTGGCTGGAGCGGTCTCGGATACGGCGGGTAACGCGGCGGTGCCGAAGACGCTGAAGGTAGTGAGTGCTGCCGGGGAGTCCAGCAATGCGGCCCTCGCTTCCCTTGCCGTAGAGGAAGGTGCTCTGGCACCGGCATTTGATCCATCGGTCCGGTCTTACAAAGTCGAGGTTCCTTCGGCAGCCGAAACGGTCAACCTGACGGCATCCCTGGCCGATGCGTCGGCGCAGCTAGTGATCGACGGAACGATAGCGGCAAGCGGAGTGCGTAAAACGGTACGCATCCCGGATACCGGCATCATCGCGGTCCGGGTCACGGCAGCGGACGGAACCACCGTGCGGGAGTACAGCGTTGAGGTGGTTCGCGGGACAACCGATCCGCTGGGAACCGAGGCGTCCTTGTCGGCGCTGACGGTCACGCCGGGCACCCTGTCGCCGGTGTTTGAACCGGCGGTGGAGACGTATGACGTTGAAGTTGCGGCGAATGTGACGGAGCTGCAGATTGCAGCGACAGCCCAAGATTCGAAGGCGAAGAGCATTACCATCGCCGGGGAAGCCGCGGTAAGCGGCACGGCGAAGACCGTGGCCATCCCGGCGGGAGGCCAGATCGAAGTCGTGGTCACCGCCGAGGACGGTGTAACGAAGCGGACGTACAAGGTTGCGGTGAGCCGGAAGACGGATTCGGGCAGCGGCGGAGATAACAGCGGCGGCGGTTCGGACTCCTCCGGCGGCGGATCGGTGCCTCCAGCCAAGCCGGCGCTGACGCAGCAAGAAGCCTTTACCGGCGCGAGCGGCGGTAAAGGGATTCGCGTCACGCTGCGGCGGAGCGATGCGATTGCATCCGCCCTGCAGACGGGGACGGACGGACAAAAGCAGCTGCTCATCGAAGTGAAGGAGCAGGCAGACGAATTCATGCTGCAGCTCTCGGCAGACACGCTTGCGAAGCTGACGGAGAGCCAGGCCGGCGTACTCTTCAAGACGACACGCCTGCAGGCATCCATCCCATCCGCTCTGCTGGCCTCGGTGCAGCTGCCGGCGGGTGCCCATCTGAGCTTCTCGATGGGTGCCGCTTCGGCGGCCGAGCAGACGGCTGCTTATGAAGCAGCAGCCCTTCAGAGCGATGCACTGAAGCCTTCCGGGCAAGCGGTGTCCGTCAAGTTGGAGATGATCCAGGATCAGAAGGCTTCCCTCCTGACCTTTGGTCATCCTGTGATGGTGGAACTGCCGGTGCAGGGAAGCGGGCAGGAGGCGGTTTACCGGTTTGACCCGGCAGATGCCAAGTGGGCCTTCGTATGGAAGCAGCGTCAGGTATCGGGCAGCAGGTCGGCCATCGAGGCGGATGCCTCCGGTACGTACGCGGTCATGGCTTACGCTGATCCATTTGACGATATGAAAGATCACTGGGCGTCTTCCGATGTTGGCTGGATGGCCCGCCGGCTGCTCGTCAGCGGAGCGGCTCCGGGAGCGTTCCATCCGGATCACTCGGTTAGCCGTGCGGAGTTCGCAGCGCTGCTCGTCCGGGCGCTGGATCTGAAGGCGGTCGCGACCGTAGGCTACCAAGGGTTCAGCGATGTTCCGGAGGAAGCCTGGTATGCGGCTGATGTAAGAAGAGCGGCGGAAGCAGGGCTTCTCCAGGGAGTAGCGGATAACCGGTTTGCTCCTGATGCCCTGATCACCCGGGAGCAGATGGCCGTGCTGATCTGGCGTGCCAATGTGTACCTGCGGGAAGCCGCAGGGGAGCAGGCAGGAGCTGGTCACGCCCTGAAGCAGTTCAAAGACCAGGGAAGCATCTCTTCCTGGGCTGAGGCTGCCGCAGCGGCTGCATTGGAAGCCGGCCTGATCCAGGGAACCGCAGCGGATACCTTTGATCCGCAGGGCTCCGCCACCCGTGCGCAGGCTGCCGTAATGATGAAGCGGCTGCTTCAGCTGGGGAGCGGACAATAA
- a CDS encoding erythromycin esterase family protein, translated as MTKSTERIEALRKLAVPLKEKAALDDLVKAASSARCVLLGEASHGTSEFYTLRAELTKRLITEHGCRIIAVEGDWPSCFSVNRYIKGLPGAAGSAAEALAAFDRWPEWMWANHEIGDLVEWLKAHNASLPPERQVGFYGLDVYSLWESMDEILQYLERTGSPNVEEARAAFECFEPFGGEGQSYGISASLFGEGCEDEVVALLAKLRTERTRSEDPQEEALDAEINALVAVDGERYYRAMITHDAESWNIRDRHMTEVLHRILNFHGPDAKAVVWEHNTHIGDARATDMFTDGMVNVGQLAREQMAPGEVYAIGFGTHRGKVMAGTSWGSPAQVMDVPQGISGSWEDLLHHAVGEDCVLLLKDAPAVLRETIGHRAIGVVYRPTHERGNYVPSRLPDRYDAFVHVEVSQAVRPLAGEPVFA; from the coding sequence ATGACCAAATCTACGGAGCGCATCGAAGCCCTGCGGAAGCTGGCCGTTCCCTTGAAAGAAAAGGCCGCCCTGGACGATCTCGTGAAAGCGGCATCCAGCGCCCGCTGTGTGCTGCTCGGCGAAGCCTCGCACGGGACCTCGGAGTTCTACACGCTGCGGGCCGAGCTGACCAAGCGCCTGATCACCGAGCACGGCTGCCGCATCATCGCCGTCGAAGGAGACTGGCCCTCCTGCTTCAGCGTCAACCGGTATATCAAAGGCCTTCCCGGGGCGGCAGGCAGTGCCGCCGAGGCCCTGGCCGCCTTCGACCGGTGGCCGGAGTGGATGTGGGCGAACCATGAGATCGGCGATCTGGTCGAGTGGCTCAAAGCACACAACGCCTCGCTTCCCCCCGAGCGCCAAGTCGGGTTCTACGGGCTCGACGTCTATTCCCTCTGGGAATCGATGGACGAGATTCTGCAGTATCTGGAGCGTACCGGCTCCCCGAACGTGGAGGAAGCCCGCGCGGCGTTCGAATGCTTCGAGCCCTTCGGCGGCGAAGGCCAATCCTACGGGATCTCGGCTTCCCTCTTCGGGGAAGGCTGCGAAGACGAAGTCGTGGCCCTGCTCGCCAAGCTGCGGACCGAGCGTACCCGCTCGGAGGACCCGCAGGAAGAAGCACTGGATGCCGAGATCAACGCCCTCGTGGCCGTCGACGGCGAGCGGTATTACCGTGCGATGATCACCCACGACGCGGAGTCCTGGAACATCCGGGACCGGCACATGACCGAGGTGCTGCACCGCATTCTGAACTTCCATGGCCCCGATGCCAAGGCGGTGGTCTGGGAGCATAACACGCACATCGGCGACGCCCGGGCAACCGACATGTTCACCGACGGCATGGTCAACGTCGGCCAGCTCGCCCGCGAGCAGATGGCGCCAGGGGAAGTGTACGCCATCGGCTTCGGCACCCACCGCGGCAAAGTGATGGCCGGCACCAGCTGGGGATCGCCGGCCCAGGTGATGGACGTGCCGCAGGGCATCAGCGGGTCGTGGGAAGACCTGCTGCACCATGCCGTCGGCGAGGACTGCGTCCTACTGCTGAAGGACGCGCCGGCCGTGCTGCGCGAGACCATCGGCCACCGGGCCATCGGCGTCGTGTACCGCCCCACGCACGAGCGCGGCAACTATGTGCCGAGCCGGCTGCCGGACCGCTACGACGCGTTCGTGCACGTGGAGGTCTCGCAGGCGGTGCGTCCGCTGGCGGGCGAGCCGGTATTCGCCTGA
- a CDS encoding STM3941 family protein, whose product MQIEDKEIVEYPSTLKLAGLSIGAAIFVAGGAGLFAWGQEEEDLELVVVGAAGVLFFGGALLYLLYRLLRRRPSLMINAEGIVDHSSYTGGGRIRWEQIKDMTVYELMGQRFIGLELHDPEAFLAKQTPFKRILLRMNRGLVEAAVNIPQTGVQMPLDELHAVMMERWNAASRRKEEAGLETQFGAARRQSD is encoded by the coding sequence ATGCAGATAGAGGACAAAGAGATCGTAGAGTACCCGAGTACGCTCAAACTGGCCGGGCTGTCCATAGGCGCTGCCATATTCGTGGCCGGGGGAGCGGGATTGTTCGCTTGGGGACAGGAGGAGGAAGACCTGGAATTGGTGGTCGTGGGAGCGGCCGGGGTGCTGTTCTTCGGCGGGGCGCTGTTGTATTTGCTGTACAGGCTGCTTCGAAGAAGGCCGTCACTGATGATCAACGCAGAGGGGATCGTGGACCATTCCTCTTACACGGGGGGAGGGAGAATCCGCTGGGAGCAGATCAAGGATATGACCGTCTATGAGCTGATGGGCCAGCGTTTCATCGGACTCGAGCTGCACGATCCGGAGGCCTTTTTGGCGAAGCAGACTCCGTTCAAAAGAATCCTGCTGCGGATGAACCGGGGCTTGGTGGAGGCTGCCGTCAATATTCCGCAGACCGGTGTCCAGATGCCTTTGGATGAGCTTCATGCGGTCATGATGGAACGCTGGAATGCGGCCTCCCGCAGGAAGGAAGAGGCAGGACTTGAGACTCAATTCGGTGCTGCACGCCGGCAGAGTGATTGA